The following proteins are co-located in the Salinigranum halophilum genome:
- a CDS encoding triphosphoribosyl-dephospho-CoA synthase → MRPPADNAQLALLLEVAGTPKPGNVDRHREYADLRFEHFLAGAVGAGPGLRRAADGDPLGAAFEASVDGMRHQRGGNTQFGCLLNLVPLVRAAADGPLTTDVVRDRCAETTVDDACDFYRAFEHVDVAVGDAPPDIDLPDVGLGADATDVVRAQGLTLWDVMERSAPVDANAREWVAGFPRSFAAAEGILTDEGTATERVARAFLRLLAEEPDTLVRTQHGDRIAREVQAQAAEVGEDLDAATDLAEAFVADDINPGTTADLTAAAVFVALERGWEV, encoded by the coding sequence ATGCGCCCCCCGGCAGACAACGCCCAGCTCGCGCTCCTCCTCGAGGTCGCCGGCACCCCGAAGCCGGGGAACGTCGACCGCCACCGCGAGTACGCGGACCTCCGGTTCGAGCACTTCCTCGCGGGCGCTGTCGGTGCCGGACCGGGCCTCCGTCGTGCGGCCGACGGGGACCCCCTCGGTGCAGCGTTCGAGGCGAGCGTCGACGGGATGCGTCACCAGCGAGGGGGAAACACCCAGTTCGGCTGTCTGTTGAACCTCGTCCCGCTGGTCCGAGCGGCCGCGGACGGACCGCTGACGACCGACGTGGTCCGCGACCGCTGTGCGGAGACGACCGTCGACGACGCCTGTGACTTCTATCGCGCGTTCGAGCACGTCGACGTCGCCGTCGGCGACGCCCCCCCGGACATCGACCTCCCCGACGTGGGCCTCGGTGCCGACGCGACCGACGTCGTGCGCGCGCAGGGACTGACGCTCTGGGACGTCATGGAGCGCTCTGCACCCGTCGACGCGAACGCCCGCGAGTGGGTCGCGGGCTTCCCGCGCTCGTTCGCCGCGGCCGAGGGAATCCTCACCGACGAGGGAACGGCGACCGAACGGGTCGCCCGAGCGTTCCTCCGACTCCTCGCCGAGGAACCGGACACCCTGGTCAGGACACAACACGGCGACCGCATCGCCCGCGAGGTGCAGGCGCAGGCGGCCGAGGTGGGCGAAGACCTCGACGCCGCGACGGACCTCGCCGAGGCGTTCGTCGCCGACGATATCAACCCGGGGACGACGGCCGACCTCACCGCGGCTGCCGTGTTCGTTGCACTCGAGCGGGGGTGGGAGGTGTGA
- a CDS encoding 30S ribosomal protein S17e translates to MAIKPKYVKQLGNLLLERYPQAFNTDFETNKDSVMKLTNVDSKGVRNRIAGYITRKKASSQAASA, encoded by the coding sequence ATGGCGATCAAACCCAAGTACGTCAAGCAGCTCGGGAACCTGCTGCTGGAGCGGTATCCGCAGGCGTTCAACACGGACTTCGAGACGAACAAGGACAGCGTCATGAAGCTCACGAACGTCGACTCGAAGGGCGTCCGCAACCGCATCGCGGGCTACATCACGCGTAAGAAGGCCAGCAGTCAGGCCGCCTCGGCGTAA
- a CDS encoding DUF447 domain-containing protein, with amino-acid sequence MTTADDDGGDRAEPSAWPVALDGVTESVVTTLGPNGLWNVAALGLHAPDGGVRAGDDEPLEAVTWGNTRTRRNFHRQGEGVVQFVADARDFVDAALTIREEEEPVLDSADAWVRVAAEPVDEGCEGGTRWERWRLTPAENGVRRTRPFTINRGFYAVVDATVAASRLDVPDYDTGELLDRLAYFERVVERCGGAREHEAFARLSEATDWRARRRDDDA; translated from the coding sequence GTGACGACGGCGGACGATGACGGAGGCGACAGAGCGGAGCCGTCCGCGTGGCCCGTCGCTCTCGACGGCGTGACGGAGTCGGTCGTGACCACACTCGGACCGAACGGCTTGTGGAACGTGGCAGCGCTCGGTCTGCACGCGCCCGATGGCGGTGTCCGCGCGGGCGACGACGAGCCACTCGAGGCGGTGACGTGGGGTAACACGCGGACGCGTCGGAACTTCCACCGACAGGGCGAGGGCGTCGTCCAGTTCGTCGCCGACGCGCGTGACTTCGTCGACGCGGCGCTCACGATTCGCGAGGAGGAAGAGCCGGTGCTCGACTCGGCCGACGCGTGGGTTCGCGTCGCTGCCGAACCGGTCGATGAAGGGTGCGAGGGTGGAACGCGGTGGGAACGCTGGCGGCTCACGCCCGCGGAGAACGGTGTCCGGCGGACGCGCCCGTTCACTATCAACCGCGGCTTCTACGCCGTCGTCGACGCCACGGTCGCCGCCTCGCGGCTCGACGTCCCCGACTACGACACCGGGGAGCTCCTCGACCGCCTCGCGTACTTCGAGCGCGTGGTCGAACGGTGTGGCGGCGCACGCGAACACGAGGCGTTCGCACGCCTCTCCGAGGCGACCGACTGGCGCGCGCGCCGCCGCGACGACGACGCGTAA
- a CDS encoding acyl-CoA carboxylase subunit beta, protein MEDRIDELREKRERALLGGGQDRIDKQHDKGKMTARERVDYFLDDGTFNEFDKFRTHRTSKFGMEEKKLPGDGVVTGYGEVDGRTVFVFAHDFTVFGGSLGEVMAQKICKVMDKAMEVGAPIIGLNDSAGARIQEGVKSLAGFADIFHRNQQASGVVPQVSSIMGPCAGGAVYSPAITDFIFMVQDTSHMFITGPDVIKTVTGEEVSFEELGGAKTHAQKTGVAHKTFKSEEEALDNIRRLLSYLPQNNVEDPPRVEPWDDPARETTELTDVVPDQPQKPYDMTEVIDSVVDEGSFFEIHEGWARNIVVGFGRLDGHSVGVVANQPRSNAGTLTVDASMKGSRFIRFCDAFNIPILTFVDVPGYMPGTEQEHRGIIRHGAKLLYAYSEATVPLLTVITRKAYGGAYCVMASKHIGGDVNYAWPTSEIAVMGPQGAVNILYSSELEAADDPDARRQELIDEYREEFANPYTAADRGFVDDVIEPAETRARLVDDLTMLKTKRGDQPEKKHGNLPI, encoded by the coding sequence ATGGAGGACCGGATCGACGAACTCCGCGAGAAACGCGAGCGTGCGCTGCTCGGCGGCGGCCAAGACCGCATCGACAAGCAGCACGACAAGGGGAAGATGACCGCTCGCGAGCGGGTCGACTACTTCCTCGACGACGGGACGTTCAACGAGTTCGACAAGTTCCGGACCCACCGGACGTCGAAGTTCGGGATGGAAGAGAAGAAACTCCCCGGCGACGGCGTCGTCACGGGGTACGGCGAGGTCGACGGCCGGACGGTGTTCGTCTTCGCCCACGACTTCACCGTCTTCGGCGGCTCCCTCGGCGAGGTGATGGCCCAGAAGATCTGTAAGGTGATGGACAAGGCGATGGAGGTCGGCGCGCCCATCATCGGCCTGAACGACTCCGCCGGTGCGCGCATCCAAGAGGGCGTGAAGTCGTTGGCCGGCTTCGCGGACATCTTCCACCGCAACCAGCAGGCCTCCGGCGTGGTCCCGCAGGTCTCGTCCATCATGGGGCCGTGTGCCGGCGGCGCGGTGTACTCACCCGCCATCACCGACTTCATCTTCATGGTACAGGACACCTCGCACATGTTCATCACCGGCCCGGACGTCATCAAGACGGTCACGGGCGAGGAGGTCAGTTTCGAGGAACTCGGCGGCGCGAAGACCCACGCCCAGAAGACGGGCGTCGCGCACAAGACGTTCAAGAGCGAGGAGGAGGCGCTCGACAACATCCGACGGCTGCTGTCGTACCTCCCGCAGAACAACGTCGAAGACCCCCCGCGGGTCGAACCGTGGGACGACCCGGCGCGCGAGACGACCGAACTCACCGACGTCGTCCCCGACCAGCCCCAGAAGCCCTACGACATGACCGAGGTCATCGACAGCGTCGTCGACGAGGGCTCGTTCTTCGAGATTCACGAGGGGTGGGCGCGCAACATCGTCGTCGGGTTCGGCCGCCTCGACGGGCATTCGGTGGGCGTGGTGGCGAACCAGCCGCGGTCGAACGCCGGCACCCTCACCGTCGACGCGTCGATGAAGGGGTCGCGGTTCATCCGCTTTTGCGACGCGTTCAACATCCCCATCCTCACCTTCGTCGACGTCCCCGGCTACATGCCCGGCACCGAGCAGGAACACCGCGGCATCATCCGCCACGGGGCGAAGCTACTGTACGCCTACTCGGAGGCGACGGTTCCACTGCTCACGGTCATCACGCGCAAGGCCTACGGTGGCGCGTACTGCGTCATGGCCTCGAAGCACATCGGGGGCGACGTCAACTACGCGTGGCCCACGTCCGAGATTGCGGTCATGGGACCGCAGGGCGCGGTGAACATCCTCTACAGCAGCGAACTGGAGGCCGCGGACGACCCCGACGCCCGGCGGCAGGAACTCATCGACGAGTACCGTGAGGAGTTCGCCAACCCCTACACCGCCGCCGACCGAGGCTTCGTCGACGACGTCATCGAACCGGCCGAGACCAGGGCCCGACTGGTCGACGACCTCACCATGTTGAAGACGAAGCGCGGCGACCAGCCCGAGAAGAAACACGGCAACCTCCCCATCTGA
- a CDS encoding acc operon protein translates to MELSIPDDASEDEAAAIAAVVSAHMRDQAVAAAAAAAETEETWQGKKWSFAGRVDALQGRHTRVPDGSPTNAWVAASRTDRF, encoded by the coding sequence ATGGAGCTCTCGATTCCCGACGACGCCAGTGAGGACGAGGCGGCGGCCATCGCGGCCGTCGTCTCGGCGCACATGCGCGACCAAGCGGTCGCTGCGGCGGCTGCGGCGGCCGAGACCGAGGAGACCTGGCAGGGCAAGAAGTGGTCGTTCGCCGGCCGCGTCGACGCGCTTCAGGGCCGCCACACGCGCGTCCCCGACGGTTCACCCACGAACGCGTGGGTCGCCGCGAGCCGAACCGACCGGTTCTGA